A stretch of Paenibacillus peoriae DNA encodes these proteins:
- a CDS encoding cell wall hydrolase, with translation MAVIKTNSEDVRTLARLMRAEAEGEGEQGMLMVGNVGVNRILGNCLDFQGIRLMNDMVFQSPGGFEATQKGYFYQRARDRDIRLARRVINGEKIRPASNALWFFRPAGDCPNTWYNQTNTGRFKAHCFFSPSVQDCPAVY, from the coding sequence TTGGCTGTAATCAAGACCAACTCAGAGGATGTAAGGACACTCGCCCGATTGATGCGGGCAGAGGCCGAAGGAGAAGGAGAGCAGGGGATGCTCATGGTTGGCAATGTCGGAGTAAATAGGATTTTGGGCAATTGTCTGGATTTTCAGGGGATTCGCCTTATGAACGATATGGTGTTTCAAAGTCCAGGCGGATTTGAAGCTACCCAAAAGGGGTACTTTTATCAAAGAGCCCGTGACCGTGACATTCGTCTTGCCCGTCGTGTCATTAATGGGGAAAAAATACGCCCGGCGTCCAATGCATTATGGTTTTTCAGACCGGCAGGAGACTGTCCGAACACCTGGTATAACCAGACCAATACCGGACGTTTTAAAGCCCATTGCTTTTTTAGCCCGTCTGTACAGGATTGTCCTGCCGTCTATTAG
- a CDS encoding SDR family NAD(P)-dependent oxidoreductase has product MSFEGQVVIVTGAAHGIGKEVAFAYAAQGAHVVFADYNEEEGAAAAAVARNEGYQAIFIPCDVRKEEDIVALIRATVEEYGTIHTLINNAGVSKWKSPYELTLAEWDDTLNTNVRSCFIATREAAKVMKRNAEGGSVVNMTSTRAFMSEPNTEAYAASKGAIVALTHAMAISLGKDGIQVNCISPGWIETGDYEQLRTEDHQQHPSGRVGIPKDIARACLYLTQPGNDFVTGTNLVIDGGMTRKMIYEP; this is encoded by the coding sequence GTGTCATTTGAGGGACAAGTTGTTATTGTAACAGGAGCGGCGCATGGCATTGGGAAAGAGGTCGCTTTTGCCTACGCTGCTCAGGGTGCCCATGTTGTATTTGCGGACTACAATGAGGAAGAGGGTGCCGCAGCCGCTGCAGTAGCCCGGAACGAGGGCTATCAGGCCATTTTTATTCCTTGTGATGTACGAAAGGAAGAAGATATTGTGGCGCTAATCCGTGCCACGGTAGAAGAATACGGCACGATTCATACGCTAATTAACAACGCAGGCGTATCCAAATGGAAATCTCCATATGAGTTAACGCTAGCAGAATGGGATGACACTTTGAATACTAACGTACGCAGCTGTTTTATTGCCACTAGGGAAGCAGCTAAGGTGATGAAACGAAACGCAGAAGGTGGCTCTGTGGTCAATATGACCTCTACACGAGCTTTCATGTCAGAGCCGAATACAGAAGCCTACGCGGCATCCAAAGGAGCCATTGTGGCCCTTACGCACGCGATGGCCATATCACTAGGAAAGGACGGGATTCAGGTCAATTGCATCAGTCCAGGGTGGATTGAAACCGGGGATTATGAGCAATTGCGTACAGAAGACCATCAACAGCATCCGTCTGGGCGAGTAGGAATCCCTAAGGACATCGCACGGGCCTGTCTGTATTTGACACAACCCGGCAATGATTTTGTAACTGGTACGAATCTGGTAATAGATGGTGGCATGACGCGTAAAATGATTTACGAGCCGTAG
- a CDS encoding DUF2500 domain-containing protein, with protein sequence MGFESLWMFDWLGTVLPVFFVVVLGIVVLSAGREVMEWSRNKRQPVLTVGSRITARRTHLQQRRQEEQGTRTYTFYYVTFEVESGDRMEFKVSGEEYGQCAEGDEGRLTFQGTRYIGFQRLNRYSLEQVKM encoded by the coding sequence ATGGGTTTTGAATCATTATGGATGTTCGATTGGCTGGGCACGGTACTGCCCGTATTTTTCGTTGTCGTGTTGGGTATTGTCGTGTTGTCTGCAGGCAGGGAAGTCATGGAATGGAGTCGGAATAAAAGGCAGCCTGTACTGACGGTCGGTTCCCGAATTACGGCCAGAAGGACACATCTCCAACAGAGGCGGCAGGAGGAACAAGGGACTCGCACCTATACTTTCTATTACGTAACCTTCGAAGTGGAAAGTGGCGACCGGATGGAGTTTAAGGTATCTGGGGAAGAATATGGTCAATGCGCTGAAGGGGATGAGGGACGGCTTACTTTTCAGGGTACAAGGTATATCGGGTTTCAGCGTCTTAATCGCTATAGCTTGGAACAGGTTAAAATGTAG
- a CDS encoding WD40/YVTN/BNR-like repeat-containing protein, giving the protein MKLRWRALLGGVLLLIGILLTACSAEAPETLTKPPIEEPDDQGQTITINPPVTPKVGDPNAKYVVQTRIADFHLIDNNKGLVWGVTHNELRLYDTHDGGKTWNNISPSENVQFQDKLEYGKDISFTDSRHGWVVRQNLDKTATVILRTADGGQSWDVSALPSGDHVSSIQYVNPTTGWIMAYVKLNEQDQQKLLYHTTDGGATWNKVAQSSGMTSNKSGSGLPDRGSLAGMSFSSNKQGFVAINLDNSVKLYKTLNQGKTWTPVANRIQGCPQAKAEAQQSLKGSSTSYWIPVLCSGVNGTKYNGLFTNDTGAQWSDVSLGLSSNINSIIPGRTFLNEKEGWIITETGLTRTLDGGKTWTSLTGNKVLPLKLKDYPRSVKLRFASSSVGWLLLERLDDKKSLLLKTTDGGANWRIL; this is encoded by the coding sequence ATGAAACTGCGCTGGCGTGCGCTCTTGGGGGGAGTACTACTGCTGATAGGTATTCTGCTGACTGCCTGTTCTGCTGAAGCCCCAGAAACGTTAACAAAACCTCCGATTGAGGAACCTGATGATCAGGGTCAGACGATTACTATTAATCCACCAGTGACTCCAAAGGTGGGCGATCCCAACGCCAAATATGTAGTTCAGACGCGAATAGCGGATTTTCATTTGATTGATAATAATAAAGGGTTAGTTTGGGGAGTTACCCATAATGAGCTCCGACTTTATGATACTCATGATGGCGGAAAGACATGGAATAATATTTCCCCCTCCGAAAACGTCCAATTTCAAGACAAACTTGAATATGGAAAGGACATCAGTTTCACTGATTCGCGTCATGGTTGGGTTGTCCGCCAAAATTTGGACAAAACAGCAACCGTCATTCTGAGAACAGCAGATGGAGGACAGAGCTGGGATGTTTCAGCGCTTCCAAGCGGGGATCATGTGAGCTCGATCCAATATGTAAATCCAACTACTGGCTGGATCATGGCATATGTAAAACTGAATGAGCAGGATCAACAAAAACTGTTGTATCACACCACTGACGGTGGAGCCACGTGGAATAAAGTTGCGCAAAGTTCTGGTATGACATCCAACAAATCAGGCTCAGGTTTACCCGATCGGGGCAGTCTGGCCGGGATGAGCTTTTCTTCCAACAAGCAGGGATTTGTAGCGATCAATCTAGATAACAGTGTTAAGTTGTACAAGACTTTGAATCAAGGGAAAACCTGGACGCCGGTAGCTAACAGAATTCAGGGCTGCCCTCAGGCCAAAGCAGAAGCCCAGCAGTCTCTGAAAGGGAGCAGTACCTCGTATTGGATTCCAGTTCTTTGCTCTGGGGTTAACGGCACAAAATATAATGGACTGTTTACAAATGATACAGGGGCCCAATGGAGCGATGTATCTTTGGGTCTGAGTAGCAACATTAATTCTATTATCCCTGGCCGTACGTTTCTAAACGAAAAGGAAGGGTGGATCATAACCGAAACCGGATTGACCCGTACATTGGATGGGGGGAAGACGTGGACAAGTCTCACAGGCAACAAAGTGCTACCCTTGAAGCTAAAAGACTACCCACGATCGGTCAAGCTCCGTTTCGCCTCTTCTTCGGTGGGTTGGCTGCTTCTGGAACGCCTTGATGACAAGAAGTCACTGCTGCTGAAAACGACGGACGGCGGTGCGAACTGGAGAATTTTATAA
- a CDS encoding amino acid permease: MDLFRKKTGLLPHEESGSTGRLKRTMGAFDLTMLGVGCIIGTGIFVITGKAAAENAGPGLMLSFVIAGIACVLAALCYAELSSTVPAAGSAYAYSYIVFGEILAWVLGWDLILEYGVAAASVSSGWSAYFQGLLAGFDIHLPLALTAAFDSTKGTIIDLPAVCIIMLITLLLSLGAKETVRFNLIMVCVKVGVVLLFIAIGIFYVKPDNWTPFLPYGFSGVLSAAAIVFFAYLGFDAISTAAEEVRNPQRNMPIGIISSLAICTVLYIAVSVVLTGMVPYTQLGVSDPVAFALRFIHQDFVAGLISVGAIAGMTTVLLVLLFGQTRLIFSMSRDGLLPVFLSKINAKTQTPIRSTWLVGSIIALASGLFPLHALTNLTSIGTLFAFAVVSVGVIVLRKKRPDLKRGFTVPWVPLLPLLSALVCIGLMLQLHISTWIGFIVWLLLGLLIYFFYGYHKSLLNRKS, translated from the coding sequence ATGGACTTATTTCGAAAAAAAACAGGACTGCTCCCGCATGAGGAAAGCGGATCTACAGGTCGCTTAAAGAGAACAATGGGTGCCTTTGATCTCACCATGCTAGGTGTAGGATGTATTATCGGTACCGGGATTTTTGTTATTACTGGCAAGGCAGCAGCAGAAAATGCAGGTCCTGGATTGATGCTCTCCTTTGTTATTGCAGGTATTGCCTGCGTACTAGCAGCCTTATGTTATGCGGAGCTATCATCTACAGTTCCCGCAGCTGGGAGCGCTTATGCGTATAGTTATATTGTATTTGGAGAAATTTTGGCCTGGGTACTGGGTTGGGACCTGATTCTGGAATATGGAGTGGCGGCCGCCTCTGTGAGTAGTGGATGGTCTGCATACTTTCAAGGCTTGCTGGCTGGATTTGATATACATTTACCGCTGGCTTTAACCGCAGCCTTCGATTCGACCAAGGGAACCATTATTGATCTACCAGCCGTGTGCATCATTATGCTCATCACACTGTTACTGAGTCTCGGAGCCAAGGAGACGGTTCGATTCAATTTAATAATGGTTTGTGTTAAAGTCGGAGTTGTATTGCTATTTATTGCAATCGGTATCTTTTATGTTAAGCCTGACAACTGGACACCATTTTTGCCTTATGGATTTTCTGGTGTTTTGAGTGCTGCGGCAATCGTATTTTTTGCTTATCTGGGTTTCGATGCCATCTCAACTGCAGCCGAAGAAGTTCGCAATCCGCAGCGGAATATGCCCATCGGCATTATTTCTTCTCTTGCGATCTGCACGGTATTGTACATTGCCGTTTCAGTTGTGCTAACGGGAATGGTACCTTATACGCAGTTGGGGGTAAGTGATCCTGTTGCGTTTGCCCTCCGTTTTATTCATCAGGATTTCGTAGCCGGATTGATTTCAGTCGGAGCGATTGCGGGGATGACCACCGTTTTACTGGTGCTGTTGTTTGGTCAAACACGGTTGATTTTCTCCATGTCACGTGATGGTCTTTTACCCGTTTTTTTATCTAAAATAAATGCCAAAACTCAAACACCGATTCGAAGCACTTGGCTGGTAGGTAGTATTATCGCATTGGCTAGTGGATTGTTCCCGTTACATGCACTGACCAATTTGACGAGTATTGGAACCCTGTTCGCTTTTGCTGTGGTATCGGTAGGGGTTATCGTTCTGCGCAAGAAACGCCCTGATTTGAAAAGAGGCTTTACTGTGCCGTGGGTTCCGTTGCTCCCGCTTTTAAGTGCGTTGGTTTGCATCGGTCTGATGCTTCAGCTTCATATTAGCACCTGGATTGGATTCATTGTGTGGCTCCTGCTTGGATTGCTGATCTATTTCTTCTATGGATACCACAAAAGTTTGTTGAACCGTAAATCCTAA
- a CDS encoding L-lactate dehydrogenase, giving the protein MSLKPYKRSRVAIVGMGAVGTTTGYTLLLRQRMQELVFIDVNVKKAKGEMLDMNHGLPFLGGVKVWAGDYEDCRNADIIIVAAGASQKPGETRIDLLKRNAEIFESIIDNIVKVNTHGILLIATNPVDILSYISWKRSGWPSSRVIGSGTLLDSARFRYLIGKQKGIDPRSIHAHIIGEHGDSELPVWSTANVAGTPLELGEETKNEIFENTKNAAYEIIDAKGATSYAIGLALDRIVAAILGDEGSVLNVSTLLEDYNGVSDVYLGVPSIVDHNGVREILDLPLNDEERARLLQSADKLKDQISKVHM; this is encoded by the coding sequence ATGAGCTTAAAACCTTACAAACGAAGTAGAGTGGCTATTGTCGGCATGGGAGCGGTTGGCACAACAACCGGCTACACCCTGCTGCTGCGCCAACGCATGCAAGAACTTGTCTTTATTGATGTCAACGTCAAAAAGGCGAAGGGGGAAATGCTCGATATGAATCATGGGCTTCCTTTTCTCGGCGGTGTCAAAGTATGGGCGGGTGATTATGAAGACTGCCGTAATGCAGATATCATCATTGTTGCAGCGGGAGCTTCACAAAAGCCGGGAGAAACACGTATTGATCTTCTCAAGCGTAATGCCGAAATTTTTGAAAGTATTATTGATAATATCGTCAAGGTCAATACACATGGCATTTTGCTGATCGCAACCAATCCAGTGGACATTCTCTCCTACATCTCTTGGAAACGCAGTGGTTGGCCTTCAAGCAGAGTCATTGGATCAGGAACGTTGCTGGACAGCGCACGCTTCCGCTATTTGATCGGGAAGCAAAAAGGCATCGATCCACGAAGCATCCACGCCCACATTATTGGAGAACACGGTGACTCCGAGTTACCTGTATGGAGCACGGCCAACGTAGCTGGAACTCCGCTGGAACTGGGTGAAGAAACGAAAAATGAAATTTTTGAAAATACCAAGAATGCTGCCTATGAAATTATAGATGCTAAAGGCGCAACTTCTTATGCTATAGGGCTGGCTCTCGACCGAATCGTAGCCGCCATTCTCGGTGACGAGGGGTCGGTACTTAATGTGTCCACCTTGCTGGAAGATTATAACGGAGTATCTGACGTATATTTAGGTGTTCCAAGTATCGTAGATCACAATGGAGTACGTGAAATTTTGGATCTTCCGCTCAATGACGAGGAACGTGCTAGGTTGCTTCAATCTGCGGACAAGCTGAAAGATCAAATTAGCAAAGTTCATATGTAG
- a CDS encoding DUF3900 domain-containing protein, whose translation MNFQVDFLSFFVIQVDGKEGQGGKSYKHYATMDDYDYDESDVKKFLDGEFTRISKRKVEKNPSTEQAPTKIGRFIVEPEHELSSNPNFNMFARLRAAEDKEDFKNACDDLVRMYLDTSAVRGGALIIVQATLNTHSDDPFIFVLKCDFEPKIARITESSLVSEVEMAISARNMKSIMYPYMLEEGMNDEWELKIHQSSHARYFEDFLKFVTYEQSMPEIVNEHVMGFVQNYVETKWPDASNEERQQEERDLELWAASEKRDLQGKWEPLQVVEAAQHIVELKPEIEVRFKLDDTAVRGLLSDFGAKLHITKLHDRYALIIEGDAFTFEKGFSPIELLQPESFETVAERLKEKRQHENEDADGDTPPW comes from the coding sequence ATGAACTTTCAAGTGGATTTTTTATCTTTTTTTGTAATTCAGGTAGATGGAAAAGAAGGACAGGGTGGTAAGTCCTATAAGCATTACGCTACGATGGACGACTACGATTATGACGAAAGCGATGTTAAAAAATTTCTGGACGGGGAATTTACTCGTATTAGCAAGCGGAAGGTTGAAAAAAATCCCAGCACAGAGCAGGCACCGACCAAAATCGGCCGCTTTATCGTCGAACCGGAGCATGAATTGAGCAGTAATCCGAATTTTAATATGTTCGCCCGACTGCGGGCAGCAGAGGATAAGGAAGATTTTAAAAATGCTTGTGACGATCTGGTGCGGATGTATCTGGATACGAGCGCAGTACGCGGCGGAGCGCTGATCATTGTACAGGCAACCTTGAATACACACTCGGATGATCCGTTTATTTTTGTGCTTAAATGTGATTTCGAGCCTAAAATTGCCAGAATTACTGAAAGCAGTCTGGTGAGTGAGGTCGAAATGGCTATTTCTGCCCGTAATATGAAATCCATCATGTATCCTTACATGCTTGAGGAGGGGATGAACGATGAGTGGGAGCTTAAAATTCACCAGTCTTCGCATGCCCGGTATTTTGAGGATTTTTTGAAATTCGTGACCTATGAGCAATCCATGCCGGAAATCGTCAATGAGCATGTCATGGGCTTCGTTCAGAATTACGTAGAAACCAAATGGCCGGATGCATCTAATGAGGAAAGACAGCAGGAAGAGCGCGATCTGGAATTGTGGGCGGCGAGCGAAAAACGGGATCTGCAAGGGAAATGGGAACCTCTCCAGGTCGTAGAGGCTGCACAGCATATTGTCGAGCTGAAACCAGAAATTGAAGTTCGTTTTAAACTAGATGATACGGCCGTGCGTGGGCTACTGTCCGACTTTGGCGCCAAGCTGCATATCACGAAACTTCATGATCGATATGCACTTATTATTGAAGGTGACGCATTTACGTTTGAAAAGGGATTTTCACCGATTGAGCTGCTTCAACCTGAATCGTTTGAAACGGTGGCTGAGCGGCTAAAAGAGAAACGCCAGCATGAAAATGAGGATGCGGATGGCGATACGCCACCTTGGTAA
- a CDS encoding MFS transporter: MFNNPYIRTIIASNALLNLGIWVRNFAILLYVTDLTHNDPVYVSLISVAEFMPIFLFAIIGGTFADRWRPKRTMISCDLLSAASIFIVLLALWYGSWQVLLLSTFFSAILSQFSQPSAMKIFKQHVAPEQLQGVMALFQSLMALFMVIGPVIGTFIYQHFGIFISMSISGILFLISALVLTRIPQDEQALEIDDQPPHFIQELKEGIRYVWNNRTLRTLGGTFTVIGLAVGLIQPLMVFIAIENLGQNKEFLQWPLMANGAAMLVGGGLIMGVAKKVQPQLLLVVGLLVSTLTTFGVGWSHNIVLTMALQVFSGLFYPCIHIGINTMMMKNAEAAFIGRVGGALSPLFSGMMVVGMSIGGTLKHESSLNTVYTVSAGLFLVGATLLLPLLRDRRPVQAVIADDSE; encoded by the coding sequence TTGTTTAATAATCCATATATAAGGACCATAATCGCCTCCAATGCGCTGCTAAATTTGGGCATTTGGGTGCGCAACTTTGCCATACTGTTGTATGTAACAGATTTGACTCATAATGATCCCGTATACGTGTCGCTCATTTCAGTTGCTGAATTCATGCCTATTTTTCTGTTCGCTATCATTGGAGGAACATTCGCGGACCGTTGGCGGCCCAAACGGACCATGATTAGTTGCGATTTGCTGTCCGCTGCCTCTATTTTTATTGTCTTGTTGGCATTATGGTACGGGTCATGGCAGGTGCTTTTGCTGTCCACTTTCTTTTCGGCCATTCTATCTCAATTTTCTCAGCCGTCTGCGATGAAGATATTTAAGCAGCATGTAGCACCAGAACAGCTTCAGGGAGTGATGGCCCTTTTTCAATCTCTCATGGCATTATTTATGGTTATCGGCCCCGTTATCGGTACATTTATTTATCAACACTTTGGAATTTTCATTTCAATGTCTATATCCGGAATATTGTTTCTCATCTCGGCGCTTGTCCTGACTCGTATTCCACAAGATGAACAAGCACTTGAGATAGATGATCAACCCCCTCATTTCATTCAAGAGCTTAAAGAAGGAATACGTTATGTATGGAATAACCGCACACTTCGCACGCTTGGGGGAACATTCACCGTAATTGGGCTAGCGGTCGGACTTATTCAACCATTAATGGTTTTTATCGCCATCGAGAACCTTGGACAAAACAAGGAATTCCTGCAATGGCCATTAATGGCGAACGGAGCGGCTATGCTGGTGGGAGGCGGTCTGATTATGGGGGTTGCCAAAAAAGTACAGCCGCAATTACTGCTGGTGGTCGGACTTTTGGTCAGCACACTGACAACCTTTGGAGTCGGATGGTCGCACAATATTGTGCTGACCATGGCACTACAAGTTTTCAGCGGCCTATTTTATCCTTGCATTCATATCGGTATCAACACAATGATGATGAAAAACGCCGAAGCTGCTTTTATCGGCCGCGTCGGTGGTGCCCTCTCTCCCCTGTTCTCCGGGATGATGGTCGTCGGTATGAGTATTGGCGGAACACTCAAACACGAATCCTCCCTGAACACCGTATATACCGTGAGCGCCGGCTTGTTTTTGGTCGGAGCGACGCTGTTGTTACCATTGCTTCGTGACAGGCGGCCTGTACAAGCTGTCATAGCCGATGATTCTGAATAG
- a CDS encoding endonuclease MutS2: MNETTMLRLEYDQIKTRVSECAFSYLGKRHAATMRPITDIRTIKIRLDETNEALQIIRHGASVPVPSLEGMEHILQLLGTGYMFSERDFSHMAQFIRSCIQLIKYMHSKADAAPTVSAYASSMYSMEPLLSEIERCIHSGRVTDMASKELAKIRKKIAVTEERIKRKLDSLTSRHRSIMQENMISQRNGRYVLPIKKEFRKQVKGNVLDESGSGQTVYVEPAEITNLQFDQSANMAEESKEEMKVLGDLTAMAESYNRELSINTETVGVLDFLLAKAKYAMTLDAIPVELNLNGIIDIQGARHPLMSHTMVPLDFSIGEGYSSLIITGPNTGGKTMALKSVGLLTLMVQSGLLVPVLHGSRMAVFEEIVVDIGDGQSIEHALSTFSAHIRNMISILETTGNSTLILIDEMASGTDPGEGVGLSIALLEEFHRRRATVVATTHFSEIKHFAENTPGFQNARMEFDTETLQPLYRLRIGEAGESYAYAIALKLGMWTRIIERSEAISAGRASQNTQESFVIPPCVDDEMSDDANKSLPKKAAFDDTATKQRKQELPLKTKPFALGDSVYVGYLDRTGIVYKTEDERGNVGILIQGQKLSINKKRLVLHIAATELYPDDYDLDIVLETKENRKKRKLLRRKHVEGVMIESPPENEI; this comes from the coding sequence ATGAACGAAACTACAATGCTGCGTTTGGAATATGATCAAATTAAAACAAGAGTTTCTGAATGTGCTTTTTCTTACCTGGGTAAGCGTCACGCTGCTACTATGCGGCCAATTACTGATATCCGTACCATTAAGATTCGTCTTGACGAAACGAACGAAGCGTTACAGATCATTCGCCACGGAGCAAGCGTTCCTGTTCCTTCGTTGGAAGGTATGGAGCACATTCTTCAACTGCTCGGAACCGGGTATATGTTCAGCGAGCGTGATTTTTCTCATATGGCTCAATTCATTCGAAGCTGTATTCAACTGATAAAATATATGCATTCCAAGGCGGACGCTGCTCCAACCGTCAGCGCTTATGCATCTTCCATGTATAGCATGGAGCCACTTTTATCCGAAATCGAAAGATGTATTCATTCGGGACGTGTGACGGATATGGCCAGTAAAGAACTAGCTAAAATTCGCAAAAAAATTGCGGTTACTGAAGAACGTATCAAGAGAAAACTTGACTCTCTCACCAGCCGTCACCGATCCATTATGCAAGAAAATATGATTAGTCAGCGCAATGGCCGTTACGTGCTTCCAATCAAAAAAGAATTCCGTAAACAAGTGAAAGGTAATGTACTGGATGAATCAGGAAGTGGTCAAACGGTTTACGTTGAACCTGCCGAGATTACGAATCTGCAATTCGATCAGAGCGCGAACATGGCAGAAGAATCAAAAGAAGAAATGAAAGTGCTGGGAGACCTGACGGCAATGGCTGAGTCATACAACCGGGAACTAAGCATCAATACAGAGACAGTAGGTGTATTGGATTTTTTATTGGCAAAAGCCAAATACGCCATGACTCTGGATGCTATCCCTGTCGAACTTAACCTTAACGGGATTATAGACATCCAAGGTGCACGTCACCCGTTGATGTCCCATACCATGGTGCCGCTTGATTTCTCAATTGGCGAAGGATATTCCTCACTCATCATCACCGGACCGAACACAGGCGGAAAAACGATGGCCCTCAAAAGCGTCGGTCTTTTAACACTAATGGTGCAATCGGGGCTACTGGTACCTGTTTTGCATGGCAGCCGAATGGCTGTATTCGAGGAAATTGTGGTAGACATCGGGGATGGACAAAGCATTGAACATGCTTTGAGCACCTTTTCTGCACACATCCGCAACATGATTAGCATATTAGAGACAACAGGCAACTCTACTCTGATCCTGATTGATGAAATGGCATCCGGTACCGATCCGGGAGAAGGAGTAGGTCTCTCTATCGCGTTGCTAGAAGAATTCCATCGTCGCCGGGCGACAGTAGTGGCTACAACGCACTTTAGCGAAATTAAGCATTTTGCTGAAAATACACCGGGATTTCAGAATGCTCGTATGGAGTTTGATACCGAAACGCTACAGCCTTTGTACCGACTTCGCATTGGAGAGGCCGGAGAAAGCTACGCATATGCAATTGCCCTGAAGCTGGGCATGTGGACACGTATTATCGAGCGTTCCGAGGCCATTTCTGCGGGCAGAGCATCTCAAAATACACAGGAATCGTTTGTTATTCCCCCTTGTGTTGATGATGAAATGTCTGATGATGCAAATAAGTCTCTTCCTAAAAAAGCGGCTTTTGACGATACAGCCACAAAACAGAGGAAACAAGAACTTCCTCTCAAAACCAAGCCATTTGCCCTTGGTGATAGTGTTTATGTAGGCTACCTGGATCGAACTGGAATTGTATACAAAACCGAGGATGAACGGGGGAATGTCGGAATTTTGATCCAAGGACAAAAACTGAGCATTAACAAAAAGAGGCTCGTCCTTCACATCGCTGCTACTGAACTGTATCCTGACGACTATGATCTGGATATTGTTTTAGAAACCAAGGAAAACCGCAAAAAACGGAAACTGCTGAGACGCAAGCATGTCGAAGGAGTGATGATCGAATCTCCCCCAGAAAATGAAATATAG
- a CDS encoding tyrosine-type recombinase/integrase — MKKELRHVELDTTEEIDEIYTEELEAFLIWMKDAGYTIHTQKNYIGDVKQFLRTLRDKPLDQVKKIHVMSYLSKAREGGAGDSTRNRKHAAVNSFFKALQEFELCSTNPAAGIKKAKTEKNRMPVYLDEKDIHPFLLAVEGKYANRNMAIFLLMVYMGLRVGEVHSLNVSDYSRERRTLDVFGKGRKWRTLPVPEAVCDFVEHALEERLTPWRGKEDAMFVSQKGRRLAVRTIQQIATETFERFQQDKSIERREAYSSHKLRHTFATMLLRKGADLRTVQELLGHSSIQTTTVYTHVTDREKEKAMDKLDIQIPISGL, encoded by the coding sequence ATGAAAAAAGAGTTGCGACATGTGGAGCTCGATACAACAGAAGAAATTGATGAAATATATACTGAGGAGCTGGAAGCTTTTTTGATTTGGATGAAGGATGCTGGATATACGATACATACGCAAAAAAATTATATAGGGGATGTGAAGCAGTTTTTACGCACGTTGCGTGATAAACCACTCGATCAGGTGAAGAAGATTCATGTTATGTCGTATTTGTCTAAAGCGCGGGAAGGAGGCGCCGGAGATAGTACGCGGAACCGGAAGCATGCAGCGGTGAACAGTTTTTTTAAAGCGCTACAGGAATTTGAGTTATGCAGCACAAATCCGGCAGCGGGAATTAAAAAAGCAAAGACTGAAAAGAATCGTATGCCCGTCTATCTGGATGAAAAGGATATTCATCCGTTTTTGCTTGCGGTGGAAGGGAAATATGCAAATCGTAATATGGCAATTTTTCTGCTGATGGTTTACATGGGATTGCGGGTGGGGGAGGTTCACTCATTGAATGTCTCGGATTACAGTCGAGAAAGACGTACCTTAGATGTGTTCGGTAAAGGACGTAAGTGGCGTACTCTCCCGGTACCGGAAGCCGTGTGTGATTTTGTGGAGCATGCGTTGGAGGAAAGATTGACGCCGTGGAGAGGTAAAGAGGATGCGATGTTTGTATCCCAAAAAGGTCGCCGTCTGGCAGTGCGCACTATTCAACAGATCGCTACAGAAACGTTCGAAAGATTCCAGCAAGATAAGAGTATAGAACGCCGGGAGGCTTATTCCAGCCATAAGCTGAGACATACATTTGCGACAATGCTATTGCGTAAGGGAGCAGATCTGCGTACCGTACAGGAGCTGCTAGGGCATTCATCCATTCAGACAACCACAGTATACACACATGTCACTGATCGGGAAAAAGAAAAAGCAATGGATAAGCTGGATATTCAGATACCAATATCAGGATTATAA